Proteins found in one Mucilaginibacter inviolabilis genomic segment:
- a CDS encoding chromate resistance protein ChrB domain-containing protein, whose amino-acid sequence MKWITRERPKIDRIACPWLIKNFVDPRAEFLFVPKDQVIEQGKILNAIPYDIADVEYTHEGQRCTFDYIIKKHGLNDPALLQIAEIVRGADTARFDLAQQAAGLWAISAGLSYNFKDDHELLAFGLILYDALYSWAKYVQEEKHIWQSK is encoded by the coding sequence GACCGTATTGCCTGTCCCTGGCTTATTAAAAACTTTGTCGATCCTCGGGCGGAGTTCTTGTTTGTGCCTAAAGATCAGGTGATTGAGCAAGGTAAAATACTGAATGCCATACCTTATGATATCGCAGACGTAGAATATACCCACGAGGGCCAACGATGCACCTTTGACTATATCATTAAAAAGCATGGTCTGAACGATCCGGCGCTTTTGCAGATCGCGGAGATCGTTCGCGGTGCGGATACGGCGCGTTTTGATCTGGCACAACAAGCAGCCGGGCTTTGGGCCATTTCAGCAGGGCTGTCTTACAACTTTAAAGATGACCATGAACTACTTGCATTCGGATTAATTCTTTATGATGCCCTGTATAGCTGGGCCAAATATGTACAGGAGGAAAAACACATATGGCAGAGCAAATAA
- a CDS encoding chromate transporter, whose product MAEQIIKSKPAYSLLDITKYFLKLGTWGFGGPVALVGYMQRDLVEQKSWLTEEEYKEGLALAQLAPGPLAAQLGIYIGFVHYGLIGATLTGLAFVIPSFIMVVLLGMAYQLYGGLAWMQAVFYGVGAAVIGIIAMSAYKLTVKSISKFEIAAIKSKWLLWLFYIAGIVITVITEREEILLFLGCGILYMLIKAPPQWIKKPAVLPAGILISTGFWKYDGKALQEIAWFFAKAGAFVFGSGLAIVPFLHAGVVKEFGWLTENQFVDAVAVAMITPGPVVITVGFIGYLVAGFPGACVAALATFLPCYLFTVALAPSFKKIAKNTSIKAFVEGITAAVIGALVGSVIIIGLRSITDIPTAIIAIIAVVALIYIKKLQEPYIIGFAAIIGILIKTL is encoded by the coding sequence ATGGCAGAGCAAATAATCAAATCCAAACCAGCTTACTCTTTACTGGATATTACGAAATACTTTTTAAAACTTGGCACCTGGGGTTTTGGCGGGCCGGTAGCTTTGGTCGGCTATATGCAGCGTGACCTGGTGGAGCAAAAAAGCTGGCTGACGGAAGAAGAATACAAAGAGGGCCTGGCGTTGGCACAACTGGCACCGGGTCCTTTAGCTGCCCAATTAGGTATTTATATCGGCTTTGTTCATTATGGGCTGATCGGTGCGACACTGACAGGACTGGCTTTTGTTATTCCGTCATTTATTATGGTGGTACTGCTTGGTATGGCTTACCAGCTTTATGGAGGGTTGGCCTGGATGCAGGCGGTTTTTTATGGGGTTGGTGCTGCCGTTATCGGTATCATCGCGATGAGCGCCTATAAACTGACCGTTAAATCCATCAGTAAGTTTGAGATAGCTGCCATTAAATCCAAGTGGTTGTTGTGGCTTTTTTATATCGCTGGTATTGTGATTACTGTCATCACTGAAAGAGAAGAAATCCTGCTATTCCTCGGCTGCGGCATCTTGTATATGCTGATCAAAGCGCCACCGCAATGGATCAAAAAACCTGCGGTCTTGCCTGCCGGTATTCTGATCAGCACCGGATTTTGGAAATATGACGGCAAGGCCTTACAGGAGATCGCCTGGTTCTTTGCCAAAGCGGGTGCCTTTGTGTTTGGTAGCGGGTTGGCCATCGTTCCTTTCCTGCATGCAGGGGTGGTCAAAGAATTTGGCTGGCTAACGGAAAATCAATTTGTGGATGCAGTTGCAGTGGCAATGATCACGCCAGGGCCGGTAGTGATTACGGTAGGATTTATTGGTTATTTAGTTGCTGGCTTTCCTGGTGCATGTGTGGCGGCGTTAGCTACATTTTTACCATGTTATTTATTCACTGTAGCCTTAGCACCATCCTTTAAAAAGATTGCCAAAAATACAAGTATCAAAGCTTTTGTGGAAGGTATCACCGCAGCCGTAATTGGAGCGCTGGTAGGCTCAGTAATTATCATCGGGTTGCGGTCAATTACGGATATTCCGACGGCAATAATTGCCATAATTGCTGTGGTAGCACTTATCTATATCAAAAAATTACAGGAACCTTATATTATCGGGTTTGCGGCTATTATCGGTATACTGATTAAAACGCTTTAA
- the mobC gene encoding conjugal transfer protein MobC, translated as MNTGEDTQGLRKIVDFTRLISIFILTIHFYITCYHAFEAWHWTATITDRIISNIAKTGLFNGIIKPKLATLLCLAISLVGIKGRKDEKIGYKSIFAYLISGMLLYWLSVLFFYIPASINVIAACYIILTGIGYLLMLTGGAWLSRLLKDKLNKDVFNTDNETFPQEERLLENEYSINLPAKYNLKGKVRDSWINVINPMRSLLVSGSPGAGKSYYVIRHVIDQHLKKGFSMLIYDFKFDDLSKIAYNKLMTYKGNYQVKPAFYVINFDDLNRSHRCNPLEPDGMLDITDAAEASRTIMMGLNREWIRKQGDFFVESPINFLTALIWYLRRYEDGKYCTLPHVIELMQTDYEQLFAILQREEEVQALINPFILAYNNNAKAQLEGQIASAKIGLSRLSSPTLYYVLSGNDFTLDLNNPKAPKIICLGNNPQKLQTYGAVLSLYISRLIKQVNQKGKLKSSLIFDEFPTIFFNNMDSLIATARSNKVATTLAVQDFSQLKKDYGAEQADVITGIVGNIISGQVTNDTAKKLSENFGKIVQDKNSLTINSSDTSFSKATQLDYAIPASKIASLSSGEFVGIVADNPEERINLKLFHSEIQNDHEAIAKEEAAYKAIPLIGYVSPEDVEENYKQIKAEIAMLIKSEMEKVDASKVQNKEDTANTGTKQHEKEISELEKIKDESLDISKEETQSGDEQSKIEQQGLDRPDDQDISYYL; from the coding sequence ATGAACACAGGTGAAGATACCCAGGGTCTAAGAAAGATCGTAGATTTTACGAGGCTGATCAGCATCTTTATTTTAACCATACATTTTTATATTACCTGCTACCATGCTTTTGAAGCATGGCATTGGACGGCAACCATTACGGACAGGATTATTAGCAATATCGCTAAAACAGGTTTATTTAATGGAATAATAAAGCCGAAACTGGCAACATTGTTATGCCTGGCTATTTCATTAGTAGGCATCAAGGGTCGTAAGGATGAAAAGATAGGCTATAAAAGCATTTTCGCTTACCTCATAAGCGGGATGTTGCTGTATTGGCTAAGTGTACTATTTTTTTATATCCCTGCCAGTATCAACGTTATAGCCGCTTGCTACATTATATTAACCGGCATCGGTTATCTGCTCATGCTAACAGGCGGTGCCTGGCTATCACGCTTGCTCAAAGACAAATTGAACAAGGACGTTTTCAATACTGATAACGAAACATTTCCCCAGGAAGAAAGACTGCTTGAAAATGAATATTCCATCAACCTACCCGCTAAGTATAATTTAAAAGGTAAGGTCAGGGATAGTTGGATTAACGTAATTAACCCCATGCGCAGCCTTTTGGTGTCGGGTTCACCCGGAGCAGGTAAATCTTACTACGTTATTAGGCATGTGATAGATCAGCACCTGAAGAAAGGATTTTCTATGCTAATTTATGATTTTAAGTTTGACGACCTTTCCAAGATCGCTTACAATAAACTGATGACGTACAAGGGTAATTATCAGGTGAAGCCTGCTTTTTACGTTATCAATTTTGATGACCTCAACCGTTCGCACCGCTGTAATCCGCTTGAACCTGATGGGATGCTCGATATTACCGACGCGGCAGAAGCAAGCCGCACGATCATGATGGGCCTTAACCGTGAGTGGATACGTAAGCAGGGGGACTTTTTTGTCGAAAGCCCGATCAATTTTTTGACGGCACTAATATGGTATTTACGCAGGTATGAGGATGGTAAATATTGTACGCTTCCCCACGTGATTGAATTAATGCAGACCGATTATGAACAGCTTTTTGCAATCCTACAGCGTGAGGAAGAAGTGCAAGCCCTGATCAATCCTTTTATATTGGCTTATAATAATAACGCCAAAGCACAACTGGAGGGGCAAATTGCGAGTGCCAAAATTGGCCTTTCCCGTTTATCTTCGCCAACACTTTATTACGTGCTATCAGGTAACGATTTTACCCTTGACCTCAACAACCCTAAAGCGCCTAAGATCATCTGCCTCGGGAACAACCCTCAAAAGCTGCAAACGTATGGCGCAGTACTGTCCCTGTATATTTCACGACTGATCAAGCAGGTCAATCAAAAAGGGAAACTGAAAAGCAGCCTGATATTCGACGAGTTTCCAACCATATTTTTTAATAATATGGATAGCCTAATCGCAACAGCCCGAAGCAATAAGGTAGCGACTACGCTTGCCGTCCAGGATTTTAGCCAGCTTAAAAAGGATTATGGCGCCGAACAAGCGGACGTGATCACGGGGATAGTAGGCAATATTATCAGTGGACAGGTTACCAACGATACAGCAAAAAAATTGTCTGAAAATTTTGGCAAGATTGTTCAGGATAAAAACAGCCTGACGATCAATAGCAGCGATACCTCTTTTTCCAAAGCCACCCAACTTGATTATGCTATACCTGCATCAAAGATCGCTTCGCTGTCATCGGGCGAATTTGTCGGCATAGTTGCCGATAACCCCGAAGAACGCATCAACCTCAAATTATTTCATAGCGAAATTCAAAACGATCATGAAGCAATTGCCAAAGAAGAAGCTGCATACAAAGCTATTCCCCTTATAGGTTACGTTTCCCCTGAAGATGTGGAAGAAAATTATAAACAGATCAAAGCTGAAATCGCCATGCTTATTAAATCGGAAATGGAAAAAGTTGACGCGAGTAAAGTTCAAAACAAAGAAGATACAGCCAACACCGGTACAAAACAGCATGAAAAAGAAATTAGCGAACTGGAAAAAATCAAAGATGAATCTTTAGATATTTCAAAAGAGGAAACGCAATCTGGTGACGAACAATCCAAAATTGAACAGCAAGGTCTTGACCGTCCCGACGATCAGGATATATCGTATTACTTGTAG
- a CDS encoding DUF5712 family protein, with protein sequence MYINITDSPTSDNKGSSHDLVHYLEKENRIDKEIQPELWFNQDRMTISAFDTTQAIDNNIAKLSKQDAKFFLLNISPSQKEIAWLKERYGDESAKELFKAYAIKVMDEYAKNFKRPGINSSKDLLWFGKLENFRYYGHNDPEVKQGLKKRGERKPGEQMHIQIIVSRKDITNKIKLSPKNNSKGRNAEHSRRMGQFDRSAFKQSGERVFDEQFGFDRGFEETFKYANAKKKGLLDERVAMRTERIKNNPQYRPDIKPECKTISADNQIKLSFGKAQAEAAPYIPIKKRKKKNKEQEEDQGLTF encoded by the coding sequence ATGTACATCAATATAACAGACAGTCCAACATCAGACAATAAAGGCAGCAGCCACGACCTTGTGCATTATCTGGAAAAAGAAAACCGGATAGACAAGGAAATCCAACCGGAACTTTGGTTTAATCAGGACCGCATGACAATTTCAGCGTTCGATACGACCCAGGCCATTGACAACAACATTGCCAAACTTAGTAAACAGGATGCCAAATTTTTCCTGCTCAACATTAGCCCGAGCCAAAAAGAAATCGCCTGGCTAAAGGAGCGCTATGGGGACGAAAGCGCAAAAGAGTTGTTTAAAGCTTACGCAATCAAGGTTATGGATGAGTATGCGAAGAATTTTAAGCGCCCAGGCATTAACAGCAGCAAAGACTTGCTGTGGTTTGGCAAGCTTGAAAACTTTCGTTATTACGGCCATAACGACCCTGAAGTTAAACAAGGGTTGAAAAAACGGGGTGAGCGCAAACCCGGTGAACAAATGCATATTCAGATCATTGTAAGCCGTAAGGACATCACCAACAAGATCAAGCTTAGTCCGAAGAATAACTCTAAGGGTAGAAATGCCGAGCATTCCCGCAGAATGGGCCAGTTTGACCGCTCTGCATTTAAACAATCCGGTGAACGGGTATTTGATGAGCAGTTCGGCTTTGACCGCGGGTTTGAGGAAACCTTCAAATATGCGAATGCCAAGAAAAAGGGTTTGCTTGATGAACGGGTAGCCATGCGAACCGAGCGCATCAAAAACAATCCGCAATACAGGCCAGACATCAAACCGGAGTGTAAGACAATTTCCGCAGACAATCAAATAAAGCTTTCTTTTGGCAAAGCTCAAGCCGAAGCAGCGCCTTATATTCCCATTAAAAAAAGGAAGAAAAAAAATAAAGAGCAGGAAGAGGATCAGGGCCTGACATTTTAA
- a CDS encoding BfmA/BtgA family mobilization protein — translation MKEQKDINIKTIRFPVALDEKIIKLTKKFGRGKLEIFGQMLEYFSKTGKDPADINDDLLKNTLVKNHDTYIRFIRAQEEKILIPIKVEIDRMVSSQIKIIDSFNSQVLKANKDILSGQSNQFVEIEKLLKAIADKLDTKESLKLKFLYILNYFYKASLNASSKDKETLLQEARQHISKL, via the coding sequence ATGAAAGAGCAAAAAGACATCAATATTAAAACGATACGTTTTCCTGTCGCGCTTGATGAGAAGATCATCAAACTGACCAAAAAATTCGGGCGGGGCAAACTCGAAATATTTGGCCAGATGTTAGAATATTTTAGCAAGACCGGGAAAGATCCCGCAGATATCAACGACGACTTATTAAAAAACACCCTGGTCAAAAATCACGATACCTATATCCGGTTCATCAGGGCACAGGAAGAAAAAATCCTTATCCCCATCAAGGTAGAAATTGACCGTATGGTCAGTTCACAGATCAAGATCATTGATAGTTTTAACAGCCAGGTATTAAAAGCAAACAAAGACATTCTATCCGGTCAGAGCAATCAATTTGTTGAGATTGAAAAGCTACTCAAAGCTATTGCCGATAAACTTGATACTAAGGAAAGTCTTAAACTGAAATTCCTTTACATCCTGAATTACTTCTATAAGGCAAGCCTGAACGCCTCGTCGAAAGATAAAGAAACCTTATTACAGGAAGCGCGACAACATATCTCAAAACTTTAA
- a CDS encoding helix-turn-helix domain-containing protein, with protein sequence MTPLDLITKQDLEQFKTELFAELRALGISASTEKPAKQWLRSIEVRKLLKIAPGTLQNLRINGTLTYTQIGNIHYYRYDDIVKILEKNIHKN encoded by the coding sequence ATGACACCTTTAGATTTAATCACCAAACAAGACCTGGAACAGTTCAAGACCGAATTGTTTGCAGAATTAAGGGCCCTCGGCATCAGTGCATCCACCGAAAAACCCGCTAAACAATGGTTAAGAAGTATTGAAGTACGTAAGTTGTTAAAAATAGCGCCCGGCACCTTGCAGAACTTACGTATCAATGGCACGCTTACCTATACCCAAATCGGCAATATCCATTATTACAGGTACGATGATATTGTAAAAATCCTCGAAAAAAACATTCATAAAAACTAA
- a CDS encoding DUF2971 domain-containing protein, which produces MIEVGEAVQGSFDDLEMPETLYKYRDWRDMNHRRMISHREVFFASPSSFEDKLDCKNPTRWDLLTYGEILDKYYHDCPQLHPNFTNEERVSFAIDWANHTMVNNKEYVDEQQKKTFKEFDAFSGVLSLTAYPKEETMWNKYSINHSGFCIGFDPKIMLRGLGTGGGIVHYDDELPVIHPSPKHSHMQQTIFQIFFKLREWEFEKEYRAYKFRPYPLTIGDRAVVVPPEAFKELILGANMSEENEQLVISSIPQQINHIRLKKAFLENVGIVIKDI; this is translated from the coding sequence ATGATAGAAGTAGGGGAAGCGGTACAAGGTTCATTCGATGATTTGGAAATGCCCGAAACGCTCTATAAGTATAGAGATTGGCGGGATATGAATCATCGTAGGATGATTTCACATCGTGAGGTTTTCTTCGCCTCTCCAAGTTCGTTTGAAGATAAATTAGATTGCAAAAATCCGACAAGGTGGGATTTGTTAACCTACGGTGAAATTTTAGATAAATATTACCATGATTGCCCGCAATTACATCCGAACTTTACCAACGAAGAAAGGGTGTCGTTTGCTATTGATTGGGCAAATCATACAATGGTCAATAATAAGGAGTATGTTGACGAGCAACAGAAGAAAACATTTAAAGAATTTGATGCTTTTTCGGGTGTGCTAAGTTTAACTGCGTATCCAAAGGAAGAAACCATGTGGAATAAATACAGCATTAATCATAGTGGATTTTGCATTGGCTTTGACCCAAAGATAATGTTAAGAGGATTAGGAACAGGGGGTGGTATTGTACATTATGATGATGAACTTCCAGTAATTCATCCTTCCCCAAAGCATAGCCACATGCAACAAACTATATTTCAGATATTTTTTAAACTGCGGGAATGGGAATTTGAAAAAGAATATCGGGCCTATAAATTCCGGCCTTATCCTTTAACAATTGGGGATCGGGCCGTTGTTGTTCCTCCGGAGGCATTTAAAGAATTAATTTTAGGTGCGAATATGAGCGAAGAAAATGAGCAGTTAGTAATCAGTTCAATACCCCAACAAATAAATCATATCCGCTTAAAAAAGGCATTTCTTGAAAATGTAGGCATTGTAATCAAGGATATTTGA
- a CDS encoding helix-turn-helix domain-containing protein produces MVSETDKGILIQFGKRLKSLREAKKLTLRKMALLCNVEYADIQRYENGKLNITLLSTAELAKALEVEPKDLLDFLQKN; encoded by the coding sequence ATGGTTAGCGAAACAGACAAGGGAATATTAATACAATTCGGAAAACGCCTTAAATCTTTAAGAGAGGCTAAAAAGCTGACCTTACGGAAAATGGCTTTATTGTGTAATGTAGAATACGCCGACATTCAACGCTATGAAAACGGGAAATTAAATATCACGCTGCTCTCTACTGCGGAATTGGCTAAGGCATTGGAGGTTGAACCTAAAGATTTATTGGATTTTCTGCAAAAAAATTGA
- the tcmP gene encoding three-Cys-motif partner protein TcmP gives MGTAKYNPIIEVNDDGLETPEVGEWGLEKYRLVGHYADLFTSTMKTKWENLVYIDLFSSSGYAKIETTGKIVKTSAMIALSLPNQFTKYIFCDENETLIKALETRVKRDYPHLSPIYIHGNCNNKIQEIIEHIPQYSKTNRVLSFCFVDPFALEIHLQTLKMLGKLRMDFLVLIATGMAAKRNEINYHKPTNKTIENFLDDPNWRNDYKGDIDTADQTFTQFITKRLKDGFKLLDYNEVEDFHPVKYRHKGKSVLLYHLAFFSKDKQGNKFWNIAKNYGNEQTSLF, from the coding sequence ATGGGAACTGCTAAATATAACCCGATCATCGAAGTTAATGACGATGGCCTTGAAACGCCAGAAGTTGGTGAATGGGGCTTAGAAAAATATCGTCTTGTTGGTCACTATGCGGATTTGTTTACTTCAACGATGAAAACAAAATGGGAAAACTTGGTCTATATCGATCTGTTTTCATCCAGCGGCTATGCCAAAATTGAAACGACCGGAAAAATCGTGAAAACTTCGGCCATGATAGCACTTTCATTACCTAATCAATTTACAAAATATATTTTTTGTGATGAAAATGAAACGCTTATCAAAGCTTTAGAAACGAGGGTAAAACGCGATTATCCACATTTAAGTCCTATATATATTCATGGGAACTGCAATAATAAAATACAGGAAATAATAGAGCACATTCCGCAGTATAGCAAAACCAACCGCGTACTAAGTTTTTGTTTTGTTGACCCTTTTGCACTGGAAATTCATTTGCAAACACTCAAAATGCTTGGCAAATTAAGAATGGATTTTTTGGTTTTGATAGCAACCGGAATGGCTGCTAAAAGAAACGAAATTAATTATCATAAGCCTACCAATAAAACTATTGAAAATTTCCTTGACGACCCAAACTGGCGAAATGACTATAAGGGTGATATTGATACAGCAGATCAGACTTTTACGCAATTTATCACTAAAAGGCTTAAAGACGGTTTTAAATTGTTAGATTACAATGAAGTTGAGGATTTTCACCCGGTTAAATACAGACACAAAGGTAAATCTGTATTATTGTATCATTTAGCGTTTTTCTCAAAAGATAAGCAAGGAAATAAATTTTGGAACATTGCAAAAAATTACGGCAATGAACAAACTTCTTTGTTTTGA
- a CDS encoding DUF5131 family protein, which yields MAESTIEWTELTWNPVTGCKKISPGCKFCYAEVMSRRLKAMGVEKYKDGFKIRIHPESLNIPFTWKKPKVVFVNSMSDLFHDEIPLEFIKAVFSVMNATPQHTYQVLTKRSDRLLSIAAELNWTSNIWMGVSVENEKYVQRVIELSQTPAKTKFLSVEPLLGPVRNLPLENINWVIVGGESGHGARPVKYEWIESVRLQCEDHNVPFFFKQWGKPKFNVNSNDPTIDKLHPRHAKGGCELDGKIYRELPVMA from the coding sequence ATGGCTGAATCAACAATAGAATGGACTGAACTAACCTGGAACCCTGTTACTGGTTGTAAAAAGATCAGTCCAGGATGTAAATTTTGCTATGCAGAAGTTATGTCAAGGCGATTAAAGGCAATGGGGGTTGAAAAATATAAGGATGGTTTTAAGATTAGAATACATCCCGAATCGTTAAACATCCCTTTTACTTGGAAAAAACCTAAAGTGGTTTTTGTAAATTCCATGAGTGATTTATTTCACGATGAGATCCCGTTGGAATTTATAAAAGCAGTCTTTTCGGTAATGAATGCCACTCCGCAACATACTTATCAAGTATTGACTAAAAGATCTGATAGGTTGTTATCCATAGCAGCAGAACTAAATTGGACTTCAAATATATGGATGGGGGTATCTGTCGAAAATGAAAAATACGTCCAGCGTGTTATAGAATTAAGTCAAACACCCGCAAAGACAAAGTTTTTATCTGTTGAGCCGTTACTTGGCCCTGTTAGAAATCTTCCCCTTGAAAATATTAATTGGGTAATTGTCGGTGGCGAGTCCGGTCATGGAGCAAGACCTGTTAAATATGAATGGATAGAATCCGTGCGTCTGCAATGTGAAGATCATAACGTGCCGTTTTTCTTTAAACAGTGGGGCAAACCTAAATTTAACGTTAATTCCAATGATCCCACGATTGATAAATTACATCCGCGCCATGCAAAAGGTGGCTGTGAACTTGATGGCAAAATATACCGGGAATTGCCAGTAATGGCATAG
- the tcmP gene encoding three-Cys-motif partner protein TcmP, which produces MNNNFGGDWTSQKIEIVASYTQAYLKVMKNQPFKLIYFDGFAGSGEIEQDEEIIQGAALRILAIDDPKPFDLYYFVELIKKYADNLDAQIKSKYPQRRCVVKSEDCNVKIKDMADYLRKPANKMTKVLAFIDPKGMQVKWQSLEILKDLGIDMWILVPLGMGVTRLLKKDGNIEDAWVKRLQVFLGMSEDEIRNYFYTDDRMNLFGEMVSGQRLDNTIVRAAKLYQERLKTIFKYVSQPFVMRNSKNSPMYHFYLATNNTTAIKIANDVIKPKFK; this is translated from the coding sequence ATGAATAATAACTTTGGTGGAGATTGGACGAGCCAAAAAATTGAAATCGTAGCCTCTTATACTCAAGCATATTTAAAAGTAATGAAAAATCAGCCGTTTAAGCTGATTTATTTTGATGGATTTGCCGGCTCCGGTGAAATTGAACAAGACGAAGAAATAATCCAGGGCGCAGCACTTCGGATATTGGCTATTGACGATCCTAAACCTTTTGATCTATATTATTTTGTTGAACTTATAAAGAAATATGCTGATAATCTTGATGCACAAATAAAATCGAAATACCCCCAAAGACGGTGTGTAGTTAAATCTGAAGATTGCAATGTCAAGATAAAGGACATGGCAGATTATCTGCGCAAACCTGCAAACAAGATGACTAAAGTATTAGCATTTATAGACCCAAAAGGAATGCAGGTAAAATGGCAGTCCTTAGAAATCTTAAAGGATTTAGGCATTGATATGTGGATATTAGTTCCGTTAGGGATGGGTGTTACACGTTTATTAAAAAAAGATGGCAATATCGAAGATGCGTGGGTGAAAAGGCTTCAAGTGTTTTTAGGCATGTCAGAAGATGAAATTAGAAATTATTTTTACACCGATGACCGTATGAATTTATTTGGCGAAATGGTCAGCGGACAACGGCTTGATAATACTATCGTCAGAGCTGCTAAGCTATACCAAGAGCGGCTGAAAACTATATTTAAATATGTATCGCAGCCTTTTGTAATGCGAAATTCTAAAAATTCCCCGATGTATCATTTTTACCTGGCGACCAACAATACAACAGCTATAAAGATTGCTAATGATGTAATTAAACCAAAATTCAAATAA
- a CDS encoding site-specific integrase: MKTNFSLLFYMKKPKNYQSGPAPIYMRVTVNGKRSETTTGRECLPSRWNAQAGRANGTKEDIKTFNAYLDDLQKKVYEAHRQLTEADALITAETIRNKFQGKTEKPRSLIDIFKEHNKKVEALLGKEYTKGTLCRYQTALKHTQDFLKWKYNLTDIDIKLIDHAFLSEFEFYLRSERKCNNNSAVKYLRNFGKIIRICIANRWLTYDPFLNYKNRIKTVDRVYLTTQEMQVMADKDMATERLTQVRDIFLFCCFTGLAYADVKKLRKWDIVTGVDGEKWIAIKRQKTDTPSRIPLLPTATALIQRYADHPHCENSGRVLPVLSNQKMNAYLKEIADVCGIDKPITFHIARHTFATTVTLLNGVPIESVSKMLGHTNIQTTQHYAKILDIKVGADMALLRRKFSV, translated from the coding sequence ATGAAAACTAATTTTAGCCTGCTCTTCTATATGAAGAAGCCAAAGAACTACCAAAGTGGCCCTGCCCCAATCTACATGCGTGTTACCGTTAACGGCAAACGATCTGAAACTACCACAGGGCGCGAATGCCTACCATCCCGTTGGAATGCCCAGGCAGGCCGTGCAAATGGCACTAAAGAGGACATTAAAACATTTAACGCCTATCTTGATGATCTGCAAAAGAAAGTCTATGAAGCCCACCGCCAGTTGACCGAAGCCGATGCGCTCATAACAGCAGAAACCATCCGAAACAAATTCCAGGGCAAAACCGAAAAGCCGCGCTCCCTGATTGACATCTTTAAGGAACATAATAAAAAGGTGGAGGCATTACTCGGAAAGGAATATACCAAAGGCACTCTATGCCGTTATCAAACTGCCTTAAAGCATACACAGGACTTTCTGAAGTGGAAGTATAATCTGACCGATATAGACATCAAACTGATAGACCACGCCTTTCTTAGCGAATTTGAATTTTACCTGCGCTCTGAAAGAAAATGCAATAATAATTCGGCTGTTAAATATCTCAGGAACTTCGGCAAGATTATCCGTATTTGCATCGCTAACCGATGGCTCACCTATGATCCATTCCTGAATTATAAGAATAGGATAAAAACAGTTGATAGGGTTTACCTGACCACCCAAGAAATGCAGGTGATGGCTGATAAGGATATGGCTACCGAGCGTTTGACACAGGTGCGGGATATTTTTCTTTTTTGCTGTTTTACCGGTTTGGCTTATGCAGACGTAAAAAAACTGCGTAAATGGGACATTGTAACCGGCGTGGACGGTGAAAAATGGATTGCTATTAAAAGGCAGAAAACCGATACACCATCTCGCATCCCATTGTTACCGACTGCAACTGCTTTGATACAACGCTATGCCGATCATCCGCATTGTGAAAACAGCGGCAGGGTGTTACCTGTATTGAGCAATCAAAAAATGAATGCTTATCTCAAAGAAATAGCTGACGTATGCGGAATTGATAAGCCTATTACCTTCCATATTGCCCGGCATACGTTTGCCACGACTGTAACCCTTTTAAATGGCGTCCCAATTGAAAGCGTATCCAAGATGTTAGGCCACACCAATATTCAGACTACGCAACATTACGCCAAGATATTGGATATTAAAGTTGGTGCTGATATGGCTTTATTAAGAAGAAAGTTTTCTGTCTAA